A portion of the Macaca mulatta isolate MMU2019108-1 chromosome 4, T2T-MMU8v2.0, whole genome shotgun sequence genome contains these proteins:
- the ANKRD6 gene encoding ankyrin repeat domain-containing protein 6 isoform X13 encodes MQAPINGCRCEPLINKLENQLEATVEEIKAELGSVQDKMNTKLGQMENKTQHQMRVLDKLMVERLSAERTECLNRLQQHSDAEKHEGEKRQISLVDELKTWCMLKIQNLEQKLSGDSRACRAKSTPSTCESSTGVDQSVVTAGPAAASDSSPPVVRPKEKALNSTATQRLQQELSSSDCTGSRLRNVKVQTALLPMNEAARSDHQAGPCVNRGTQTKKSGKSGPTRHRAQQPTASSTCGQPPPAAGGEQTGPHIRDTSQALELTQYFFEAVSTQMEKWYERKIEEARSQANQKAQQDKATLKEHIKSLEEELAKLRTRVQKEN; translated from the exons ATGCAG GCACCAATAAATGGTTGTCGATGTGAACCTCTAATCAACAAGCTGGAGAATCAGTTGGAGGCTACTGTGGAGGAGAtaaaagcagagctgggatcggTTCAGGACAAAATGAATACAAAGCTGGGGCAGATGGAGAATAAGACCCAGCACCAA ATGCGTGTTTTGGACAAGCTGATGGTTGAGCGACTCTCTGCAGAGAGGACAGAGTGCCTGAACCGCCTGCAACAGCACTCAGACGCGGAGAAGCATGAAGGGGAGAAACGGCAG atctCCTTGGTGGATGAATTAAAAACTTGGTGCATGTTAAAGATTCAGAATCTGGAGCAGAAGCTTTCTGGAGATTCTAGGGCCTGCAGAGCTAAATCCACACCATCTACTTGCGAGTCCTCTACAG GTGTGGATCAATCAGTGGTGACTGCAGGTCCAGCAGCAGCTTCTGACAGCTCCCCTCCAGTGGTTAGGCCCAAAGAAAAGGCCCTCAACTCCACTGCTACCCAGAGACTGCAACAGGAGCTGTCGTCTTCTGACTGTACAGGCTCCCGACTGAGGAACGTCAAGGTCCAGACAGCCTTGCTACCCATGAATGAGGCAGCCAGATCTGATCACCAGGCTGGGCCCTGCGTCAACAGAGGCACTCAAACTAAGAAGTCGGGGAAGAGTGGGCCAACAAGGCATCGTGCCCAGCAACCCACAGCCAGCAGCACCTGTGGGCAGCCGCCACCAGCAGCAGGCGGCGAGCAGACTGGCCCTCACATTCGGGACACCTCCCAAGCTCTGGAGCTTACCCAGTATTTTTTTGAGGCTGTTTCTACCCAGATGGAAAAGTGGTATGAAAGGAAGATTGAAGAAGCACGCAGCCAAGCCAATCAGAAAGCCCAGCAAGACAAGGCTACATTGAAGGAACACATTAAAAGTTTAGAAGAGGAACTTGCCAAACTAAGGACTAGGGTGCAGAAGGAAAATTAG